The sequence AGTTCGGATCGGTCGGGTCGTTGTTCATACCATCCATGTCGCCCCATCGTAGCGATGACGCCGGCTACTGCAATGCCCCGAAGTTGCCGTTCGTGGACACCTGATCAGTGGAGAAAAGTACGTCAAGTGCGGCAGCGACTCCGCGGTTGATAGTGTCCTGAGCCAGCGGCGTCCCGGTTGTCTCTGACGTCTCGTGGCCCAAAGCCTGCGGCACGTGAATGAACCCGGACAGAACGTCGGTGCCAGCGGTTTCATCCAACGCGGCATACATCACCGCATTGCACACGAACGTGCCGGCGGTATAGGACAGGGAGCCGGGGACATCGGCATCGGCAAGCGCTTGCACCAGACGTTTGACCGGCAGGGTGCTGAAGTAGGCGGCGGGGGAGGGGGCATCGGCAAGCGCGGTGTCCTGGGGCTGGTAGCCGGAATTGTCGGGGATGCGGGCCTCGGCGAGGTTGATGGCCACGCGCTCGACGGACAGGGTGCTGCGCGGTTCGGCAAGGCCCAGGCTGACGATGGCGTCGGGGGCGTGGTCGTGGATGAGCTCGCGAATGCGGCGGGTGGCGGCGCGGTACTCGACGGGCAAAATGGCCGTGATGACGTCGCTGCGCTCTGCGAGCGATTCCACCGCCCCGATGGTGGGGTTGAACGTGCTCTGGCCAAACGGGCCGAATCCGGTGAGGAGAATGCGGTGTGATGGCGCGGTCATCTTGTCGAGCCTAGGCGCTACGGTGGTCCGTATGAGCACGATTGATGAGGTAATTGAGCGCTATCCCACCACTTTCGCCGAGGAGGCTGGGATCACCGTGGCCAACGAGCCGGCGGCCCTCTACCAGGTCTTCGTGCTGGCAAACATGCAGGCTAAGCCGATTAATGCCAGCGTTGCGGCGCGGGCGGCGAAGGGGCTGTTCGAGGCGGGCATCGACACCCCGCAGGCGATGGTGGAGGCGCCGCGGTCGCGGCTGATTTCCATCTTCGGCGCCCACAAGTACGCCCGCTACGACGAAAGCACCGCCACCCGGCTGCAGGACGGTGCCCGCCAGTTGCTCGATGACTACGGCGGGGACCTGCGGGTGCTTTACGATGCCGCCACCAGCCGCACCGACCTGAAGAAGCGGCTGCAGGCCTTTCCCGGATTTGGGCCCGCGGGAGTGGATATCTTCCTGCGCGAGGTACAGGGAGTGTGGCCGGAAATCGCCCCGGTGGTGGACAAGAAGGCGCGGCAAGGCGCGGAGAAGCTGGGGATCGATATCGATGACGTTATGCGCGAGCCGGCGGAGTGTCCGCGCGTGGCAGGGGCGCTCGTGCGCTACGCGCTGGAGAAGTAGGGAAGGTGCTTAGTGCGATTTAGCCAGGAAGAACTGCAAAAGTACCGCGATAAGACGGTGGAGGATCTGTTGCCAGATCCGCTCAACCTGCTGTTCGTGGGCATCAACCCGGGGCTTTGGACCGCGGCGACCGGGGCCCACTTCGCACGGCCCGGCAACCGCTTTTACCCGGCTTTGTACAAGGCCGGGATCACCTCGCACCAGTTCGATGCGTCCGCCGGCTACACGGAAGCGGACTTAGCGGAGCTGCACCACAAAGGCATCGGGGTGTCCAATCTGGTGCCGCGGGCGTCCGCGCGTGCCGATGAGCTGACCACCGCAGAGCTCCGGGAGGCGCCAGAGCGGTTGGCGCGCATCGTGGACGAGCACCACCCAAAGGTGATCGCGGTGCTGGGAATCACCTCGTACCGGCAGGCTTTCAAGAAACCGAAGGCCACCACGGGCGAGCAGGAATCGCCTTGGGAGGGCACGCGGCTGTTTGTCGCGCCAAACCCGAGCGGGTTGAACGCGCACGCGTCCGTGGAGGATCACGCGGCGGCCTACCGCGAAGTGGCCCGTGCCGCAGGCATTGTGTGACGTATACGGTGGGAGGGCATGGGCGATAAGAACACTGTGAACGACATCGTTTCCCGCGCCGACGAGCTGTTGGAGTGGCAGGAAGACTTCTACAAAGACCTCCACAGCCACCCCGAGCTGTCGATGGAGGAAGAGCGCACCCGGGGTGTGATTGCGGACAAGCTGGATAGCCTGGGGATTTCCAGTCAGGAGATCGGCGGCGGTGTTGTTGGCACCGTGGAAAATGGCGAGGGGCCGACGGTGATGCTCCGCGCCGACTTCGACGGCTTGCCGGTGGCAGAAGAGACCGGCCTCGACTACGCCGCCGACCCGGACGCGGGCGTAATGCACGCGTGCGGCCACGACACCCACGTCACCGCCCTGATGGGCATGGCGCAGTTGATGGTCGAGAATAAAGACGCGTGGTCGGGCACGCTGCACCTGCTGTTTCAGCCGGGAGAGGAGACCGGCGCGGGTGCGAAAGCCATGCTTGACGATGCCCTCGTGGACAAGGTCTCTGCCCCCGACGTGGTGCTCGGTCAGCACGTCTTCGGCATGGAGGTACCCGCCGGCAGCCTCGCTATTGCCTCCGGCAGCGTTATGTCCGCCGCAGTGAGCATGCGCATCAAGGTCTATGGCGATGGCTCGCACGGCTCGATGCCGCACCTCGGCGTGGACCCGGTGGTGCTGGCCAGCAGCATCGTCACGCGCTTGCAGACGGTGATCTCTCGGGAGATCGCACCGGGTGATTTCGGCGTCATCACGGTCGGCAGCATTTCTGCTGGCAAGAAAGCCAACGTCATCGCGGATTCGGCGACGCTGGAAATCAACATCCGCGCCTACGATGAGGACAAGCGCGACTTCTTGGTCGACGCCGTGCACCGAGTCGTGGACGGGGAGTGCGCCATCTCGCGCAGCCCGAAGGAACCGGAGTACGAGCACTACGATCACTTCCCGCTGACGGTCAACGACGAGGACACGACGGAGAAGGTCAAGGCGGCACTGGTGGACCACTTCGGCGAGGACAAGGTGTTCCACACCGACCCGGTCACCGCGTCCGAGGACTTCTCGCACGTGCCCGACGCCTACGACGCCCCGTATTGCTACTGGTTCTTCGGCGGGCTGCCGGAAGGCGAGTCCATCCCGAACCACAGCCCGAAGTTTGCGCCGGTCATGCAGCCAACGCTGCGGACGGGCACCGAAGCTTTGGTCGCTGCCGCCTGCGCGTTTCTTGGGTAGCGTGGGTCACATGGCTATCAAATTTCCCCGCGTTAAAGGCGAACAGTCCCTGAAAATTTTGACCAAGGGTTACCTCATGCCGTCGGTCCTGCGGAAGCAGGCCGGTTTGAGTCCCGATTCCCACCGCCCGTTTACCACCCGTCTGCTGGGCAAGGGCGCGGTCATCGTGCGTGGCGATGAGGGCGTCGACTTCTTCTACGATTCCGACAACATCGAGCGCGACGGCGCGATGCCGAAGTTCGTGCAGTTCCCGCTGTTCGGCAACGGGGCGGTGCACACCCTCGATGGCGAGGATCACCGCGTGCGCAAGAACGCGATGGCCGATATGGCCTACGAAGACGACCGCGTCGCGCAGTTCGAGCCGCTGGTGGCCGAGGAAGTCGACCGCATGTACCGCCAGTGGGCCAGCCAGCACCAGCCCGGCGACGTGCACGCGGACATGGCACTGGCGTTCGGCCGCGCTGCGTTCCGCTGGGCGGGCATTCGGGTCTCGGACAAGGAGACTGACCGCGTCGTGCGCCAGCTCAACCGCCTGCTGGACACGTTTGGCAAGGTCACCTCGACGCCGATCGCGATTTTCGAGCGCTTCCGCACCAACAAGTTCTACCGCGAGTACATCGAAAAGGCCCGCGCCGGCGAGGTAGAGGTGCCGCAGGATTCCGTGGTTGAGCACATGGCCAACCTGCGGGATAAGAACGGCGAGCTTGTCGATGCCCAGGTTGCCGGCATCGAGCTGCAGAACCTCACCCGCCCGACCATCGCCGTGGGACGCTTCGCTGCCTTCGCTGCCGTGGCGCTGGTGGAACACCCAGAGTGGGCAGAGCGCATCCGCAACGGCGAGGGCCACGAAGCGGTCGCCTTCGCGCAGGAAACGCGCCGCGCGTTCCCGTTCGTGCCGATGCTCCCCGGGTTTGCCCGCAAGGACGCCGAGGTGTCCGGCTGCCCGGTCCACAAGGGCCAGCGCGTGATCCTGGACATCGTGGGCACGCTGAATTCCCCGAAGGAATGGAAGACGCCGGGGTCGTTCGACCCGGAGCGTTTCATGGACTACCCGGCCCAGAAGGACGCGGAATCCATCACGTCTTTCATTCCGCAGGGCGGCGCCGATGTCCGCAGCGGCCACCGCTGCCCAGGCGAGAAGATCGCGGTTGCCGCACTGTCCTCTGCGGTGGAGATGCTTTCCCGTCCTGACGTGCAGATTTCCACCGACCGCGAGGACACCACCTTCGACTGGACGAAGATTCTCACCCGCCCGGATACGGGCGTTCGCGTGACGGTCCGGTAACTGCTGTCGTTTGCACGACGCCCTCCGTGCGGAGAATAATGGCCTCCGCATTAGAGAACTCAACAAGAAAAGAGGGCGTCGTGACGGAGGCTGCGGCCAGAGACGAAAAGCTCATGACCCCGCGCTTCTTGCTTGCGTGGGTCATTAATTTCTCCCAGTATCTGGGTTTTTACATCCTCATTACCACCATGGCGGCGTATGCCGCCCACCAATTCGGCGCGAACGAGGCGATGAGCGGCCTGGCGGCCAGCTCCTTCGTCATCGGCGCCACTCTTGCCCGAGTGTTCTCGGGCTTTACTGTTGACACCATCGGGATCAAAAAGTCGCTGTACGCCTCGGTCATTCTGGTGGTTGTTGCGACGGCTCTCTATTCCGCTGCGCATTCCCTAGGCGTGCTCATCGCGGTGCGTGCCATCCACGGCATCGGCTACGCCTTCGCCAGCACGTCCATTATGGCTGTCGCACAGACGATCATTCCGCCCAAGCGGCGCGCGGAGGGGACCGGTTACTTCGCGTTGGGTACCACCGCCGCGACCGCGGTCGGCCCCGGGCTGGGCATCATGATCGCCGACAACTGGGGCGATGAGGGCCTGCCGCTCGCGGCGCTCATCGTGTCCGCAACTTCCCTCGCGCTTGCTTTCGTACTGCGCGTCCCGGCGTCGGCCGCGGACGAAGGATCGGAGCGCCCGAAGTTCAGCCTTAGCTCGCTGATCAGCCCGCGGGTCGTGCCCATCGCGTCGGTCATGCTGCTGGCTGGCGTGACCTACTCGGGCATCATCACGTTCTTGAACGAATTTTCCGCCGACCGCGGCCTATCCTCCCAAACCGCGGCGTGGTTCTTCCTTGCCTACGCGCTAGTGATGCTCATCTCGCGCTTCTTCCTCGGCCGTCTGCAGGATCGCCGCGGCGACAACGCGGTCTTCTACCCAGGGCTGGTCTCTTTCGCGGCCGGACTGATCTTGTTGGCGGTGGCGACCAGCCAGTGG is a genomic window of Corynebacterium massiliense DSM 45435 containing:
- a CDS encoding peptidase C15 — translated: MTAPSHRILLTGFGPFGQSTFNPTIGAVESLAERSDVITAILPVEYRAATRRIRELIHDHAPDAIVSLGLAEPRSTLSVERVAINLAEARIPDNSGYQPQDTALADAPSPAAYFSTLPVKRLVQALADADVPGSLSYTAGTFVCNAVMYAALDETAGTDVLSGFIHVPQALGHETSETTGTPLAQDTINRGVAAALDVLFSTDQVSTNGNFGALQ
- a CDS encoding endonuclease; amino-acid sequence: MSTIDEVIERYPTTFAEEAGITVANEPAALYQVFVLANMQAKPINASVAARAAKGLFEAGIDTPQAMVEAPRSRLISIFGAHKYARYDESTATRLQDGARQLLDDYGGDLRVLYDAATSRTDLKKRLQAFPGFGPAGVDIFLREVQGVWPEIAPVVDKKARQGAEKLGIDIDDVMREPAECPRVAGALVRYALEK
- a CDS encoding mismatch-specific DNA-glycosylase: MRFSQEELQKYRDKTVEDLLPDPLNLLFVGINPGLWTAATGAHFARPGNRFYPALYKAGITSHQFDASAGYTEADLAELHHKGIGVSNLVPRASARADELTTAELREAPERLARIVDEHHPKVIAVLGITSYRQAFKKPKATTGEQESPWEGTRLFVAPNPSGLNAHASVEDHAAAYREVARAAGIV
- a CDS encoding amidohydrolase; translated protein: MGDKNTVNDIVSRADELLEWQEDFYKDLHSHPELSMEEERTRGVIADKLDSLGISSQEIGGGVVGTVENGEGPTVMLRADFDGLPVAEETGLDYAADPDAGVMHACGHDTHVTALMGMAQLMVENKDAWSGTLHLLFQPGEETGAGAKAMLDDALVDKVSAPDVVLGQHVFGMEVPAGSLAIASGSVMSAAVSMRIKVYGDGSHGSMPHLGVDPVVLASSIVTRLQTVISREIAPGDFGVITVGSISAGKKANVIADSATLEINIRAYDEDKRDFLVDAVHRVVDGECAISRSPKEPEYEHYDHFPLTVNDEDTTEKVKAALVDHFGEDKVFHTDPVTASEDFSHVPDAYDAPYCYWFFGGLPEGESIPNHSPKFAPVMQPTLRTGTEALVAAACAFLG
- a CDS encoding cytochrome P450 — translated: MAIKFPRVKGEQSLKILTKGYLMPSVLRKQAGLSPDSHRPFTTRLLGKGAVIVRGDEGVDFFYDSDNIERDGAMPKFVQFPLFGNGAVHTLDGEDHRVRKNAMADMAYEDDRVAQFEPLVAEEVDRMYRQWASQHQPGDVHADMALAFGRAAFRWAGIRVSDKETDRVVRQLNRLLDTFGKVTSTPIAIFERFRTNKFYREYIEKARAGEVEVPQDSVVEHMANLRDKNGELVDAQVAGIELQNLTRPTIAVGRFAAFAAVALVEHPEWAERIRNGEGHEAVAFAQETRRAFPFVPMLPGFARKDAEVSGCPVHKGQRVILDIVGTLNSPKEWKTPGSFDPERFMDYPAQKDAESITSFIPQGGADVRSGHRCPGEKIAVAALSSAVEMLSRPDVQISTDREDTTFDWTKILTRPDTGVRVTVR
- a CDS encoding MFS transporter; this translates as MTEAAARDEKLMTPRFLLAWVINFSQYLGFYILITTMAAYAAHQFGANEAMSGLAASSFVIGATLARVFSGFTVDTIGIKKSLYASVILVVVATALYSAAHSLGVLIAVRAIHGIGYAFASTSIMAVAQTIIPPKRRAEGTGYFALGTTAATAVGPGLGIMIADNWGDEGLPLAALIVSATSLALAFVLRVPASAADEGSERPKFSLSSLISPRVVPIASVMLLAGVTYSGIITFLNEFSADRGLSSQTAAWFFLAYALVMLISRFFLGRLQDRRGDNAVFYPGLVSFAAGLILLAVATSQWQVILAGVFVGGGYGTLMPAAQAISVRLVPAKKMGTGISTLFLLLDVGIGFGPILLGLIVSAAGYSAMYWALTGVIVLAAVLYLVVHGRKSVAQAGH